A region from the Leptospira venezuelensis genome encodes:
- a CDS encoding PP2C family protein-serine/threonine phosphatase, with protein sequence MRNILIVFLSVILFSLILFSGLLNSYSKEARLPFYFYPNGKIAVSSGSHIDLVGMKIDLIEYEIVRKLGADYGLSGHSFHFFAKEGSIVKSLSLDMRSSFEVLKDFLPDIFLSLLYFLVAIWFFFYTRDLYIFLLFGSLSSLFLFNFFLLAFHDFLFPFFFFLYFTGFLILDVSFRLRGKEIPSRWFAPQVIFSLVAGFVGLSQKGNPDLFQFLSVNGMYFTLFSAGICILQLVFHTFRNKGTFQEVFKKLSIVLAFFLITVVPFLMAELGSTKSFFIIRPYLMAALILFPVLIIFGTYTYSLVPVQIAFSSSLTSIYSILILTFGYLFGLEFFVRWNPGFLGKYQREWNLFYVIISAYFLGSLNNKLYKWIDYWSFKNNPKLHTALEELSVMIGAPISMRATINSLIRRLVDALEVKKLQILIPADKFSGTDLRNLNFIRIPYGSEIWTYFEDHTEVTITSHLAYGLGIRESVFKFLNQMEVQLAYPLFNFEKGKEVIAVFLVGEKITRKNFTLGELRFLKECTRLASLLIRNYTLLVDEVEKKRIVRDLNMAAVLDKTLHLPELETIKSVQLGYFTLPAVGISGDYLDILKLSPKKQLLFLGDVSGHGLGSGYLVSAVRGIIRRQLGNSSSLPDIFKAINLFLIERYRGSEFMTSIAGIYNASDGAFSFVNAGHTPPICIRKGGRIELRNETQRVLGVLPTDYRILTIHLNPGDKLVLFTDGVTETFDDNEEIFGEENLLRILSLNHDKDAQSLADLIKKTLEEFRNYKEPSDDISFVCLEVSE encoded by the coding sequence GTGAGAAATATTCTAATCGTATTTCTTTCAGTGATCTTATTCAGTTTAATCCTATTTTCAGGATTACTAAACTCTTATTCTAAAGAAGCAAGACTCCCCTTTTATTTTTATCCAAACGGAAAGATCGCGGTATCCAGCGGATCGCATATAGATCTAGTCGGAATGAAAATAGACCTAATCGAATATGAGATAGTTCGAAAGCTTGGAGCAGATTACGGATTATCAGGACACTCATTTCATTTTTTTGCAAAAGAAGGAAGTATCGTTAAAAGTCTCTCATTAGATATGAGATCTTCGTTTGAAGTACTGAAAGACTTTTTACCAGACATATTTTTATCTTTATTATACTTCTTAGTAGCGATTTGGTTTTTCTTTTATACAAGAGACTTATACATTTTCTTATTATTCGGATCCTTATCTTCATTATTCTTATTTAACTTCTTCTTATTAGCTTTTCACGATTTCCTTTTTCCATTTTTCTTCTTTTTATACTTCACAGGATTTTTGATCTTAGATGTTTCATTTAGGTTAAGAGGAAAAGAAATACCATCTAGATGGTTTGCGCCACAGGTAATATTTTCTTTAGTCGCGGGATTTGTAGGTCTTTCTCAAAAAGGAAATCCGGATCTCTTCCAGTTCTTATCAGTGAATGGAATGTATTTCACTCTGTTCTCTGCAGGAATCTGTATCTTGCAGTTGGTATTCCACACTTTTAGGAATAAAGGAACCTTTCAGGAAGTTTTTAAGAAATTAAGTATCGTCTTAGCATTTTTCTTAATTACGGTCGTTCCATTCTTAATGGCGGAATTAGGGTCCACTAAAAGTTTTTTCATAATTCGGCCGTATCTGATGGCTGCTTTGATCTTATTTCCAGTTCTAATCATATTCGGGACTTATACTTACTCATTGGTCCCGGTTCAAATTGCTTTCAGCTCATCCTTAACTTCTATTTATTCTATATTGATCTTAACTTTCGGATATTTGTTCGGGCTTGAGTTTTTTGTAAGATGGAATCCTGGATTCTTGGGAAAATACCAAAGAGAGTGGAATTTATTCTATGTAATCATCTCCGCCTACTTTTTAGGATCGTTGAACAATAAATTGTATAAGTGGATAGATTATTGGAGTTTTAAAAATAATCCAAAACTTCACACGGCATTAGAAGAATTATCAGTAATGATTGGCGCTCCAATCTCAATGAGGGCAACGATCAATAGTTTGATCCGCAGGCTTGTAGATGCTTTAGAAGTGAAAAAACTCCAGATATTGATCCCTGCTGATAAATTTTCAGGAACAGATTTAAGAAACCTAAACTTCATCAGAATTCCATACGGATCCGAGATTTGGACCTATTTCGAAGATCATACTGAAGTTACGATTACCTCTCACCTTGCTTACGGATTAGGGATCAGAGAGTCTGTATTTAAATTTTTAAACCAGATGGAAGTCCAACTAGCATATCCTTTATTCAATTTTGAAAAAGGAAAAGAGGTAATCGCAGTATTTTTGGTCGGAGAGAAGATAACTCGTAAGAATTTTACACTGGGTGAGCTTAGATTTTTAAAAGAATGTACTAGATTAGCATCCTTACTCATTCGAAACTACACACTACTAGTAGATGAAGTAGAGAAGAAAAGAATCGTGCGAGATCTAAATATGGCAGCGGTCTTGGATAAAACTCTCCATTTACCTGAGTTAGAGACCATAAAATCGGTTCAATTGGGTTATTTTACTCTTCCTGCAGTAGGAATTTCAGGAGATTACCTAGATATACTCAAACTTTCTCCTAAAAAACAGTTATTGTTCTTAGGAGATGTATCAGGACATGGACTCGGGTCAGGCTATCTTGTTTCAGCAGTAAGAGGAATTATTCGCCGTCAATTGGGCAATTCATCATCTCTTCCTGATATTTTTAAAGCGATTAACTTGTTCTTGATCGAGAGATATAGAGGAAGTGAGTTCATGACTTCCATCGCAGGGATATATAACGCTAGCGATGGAGCGTTTTCATTCGTAAATGCAGGTCATACTCCACCAATTTGTATTCGAAAAGGTGGAAGAATAGAACTTAGAAACGAAACTCAAAGAGTTCTAGGTGTCCTACCAACTGATTATAGAATCTTAACTATTCATTTAAATCCAGGTGATAAATTAGTTTTGTTCACCGACGGAGTGACTGAAACGTTCGATGATAACGAAGAAATCTTCGGAGAAGAGAATCTTTTACGAATATTATCCTTAAATCATGATAAAGATGCTCAATCACTAGCTGATCTTATCAAAAAAACGCTAGAAGAGTTTAGAAATTACAAAGAACCTAGCGATGATATCTCTTTTGTTTGTCTAGAAGTCTCCGAATAA
- a CDS encoding suppressor of fused domain protein, translating to MNQTAEPNILYQEANPYGSLTAYLEDDGRTVYLYLQAEESPDFAIKSVWVCNRIDAPKTRTDLDLRSGLAPFLIEEEVTDPKGQPEFDPKEIHFIWSEEGNGVSLFYKEELIAYLPPWSGIKGFHGYSKFAKMDTITAYPLGNAEYGVIPDRINQDRNFWEYRSTKGIWKNIQESRLAYLEYVFGKHDKYWSADGGKYPQLGIVRFAPKSMPGVYIYSTVGMSAQNLPSVELYRKDYENYARIELVCAVKVSDEDRSESWVPHQIGEIIRYPWVIGKWFGHGHSIAMSRRDPEALYLSFSSLVLREIGKEEGFPELTDLKSERGNPIKFLAMIPVSEEERVFIEEKGAEEFFSLLDSTQSKWIHNPERQSTI from the coding sequence ATGAATCAAACTGCTGAACCTAATATTTTATACCAAGAAGCAAATCCTTACGGATCCTTAACCGCGTATTTGGAAGACGACGGAAGAACTGTTTACCTTTATCTACAAGCTGAAGAAAGTCCTGACTTCGCGATCAAATCTGTTTGGGTATGCAATCGTATAGATGCACCTAAAACAAGAACAGATCTGGATCTACGATCAGGACTTGCACCATTTTTAATAGAAGAAGAAGTTACTGATCCTAAAGGCCAACCTGAGTTTGATCCTAAAGAGATCCATTTCATCTGGTCAGAAGAAGGAAACGGAGTCTCTTTATTCTATAAAGAAGAACTTATCGCATATCTTCCTCCTTGGTCAGGTATCAAAGGATTTCATGGCTATTCTAAATTTGCAAAGATGGATACAATTACCGCTTATCCATTAGGTAACGCAGAATACGGAGTAATTCCTGATCGTATCAACCAAGATCGAAATTTTTGGGAATATAGATCTACCAAAGGAATTTGGAAGAATATACAAGAATCCAGACTTGCTTATCTAGAATATGTATTTGGTAAACACGATAAGTATTGGTCTGCAGATGGTGGTAAATATCCGCAACTAGGTATAGTAAGATTCGCTCCGAAAAGTATGCCTGGCGTTTATATATATTCAACTGTAGGAATGAGCGCTCAAAATCTTCCTTCAGTTGAACTATACAGAAAAGATTATGAAAATTACGCGCGAATAGAGTTAGTATGTGCAGTAAAAGTTTCAGACGAGGATAGATCTGAAAGTTGGGTCCCTCATCAAATCGGAGAAATTATTCGTTATCCTTGGGTTATTGGTAAATGGTTTGGCCATGGGCATTCTATTGCAATGAGTAGAAGAGATCCGGAAGCATTGTACTTAAGTTTTAGCTCTCTTGTCCTTAGAGAAATAGGAAAAGAAGAAGGATTCCCTGAATTGACTGATCTAAAGTCTGAAAGAGGAAATCCGATCAAATTTCTGGCGATGATCCCTGTTTCAGAAGAAGAAAGGGTGTTTATAGAAGAAAAAGGTGCTGAAGAATTCTTTTCATTATTAGATTCCACTCAATCTAAATGGATCCATAATCCTGAGAGACAATCTACAATCTGA
- a CDS encoding thiolase C-terminal domain-containing protein, with the protein MSFPVLLGVADSTTKDFSEEEYKSWSGSQKVFQHYKKSISTLLDFLGMKNETLSSELTDFVSIEAASLGKGGYGHTVRIANELGYTGMKAHVIDLGGASVTGAIGQARTILVDNPDAVVLVAAADIPKSAFRQVSDLKMVNETVCHPEFELDNGATLIAMYGLMMKRMMFEDGISLDDLKEITQKFRSNAIGNPRAFYYGQEITEKQMSRPISDPYPTPMIAIVTDHGFATILVSEKKAEEWKSKGLIRKDLKPLHLVGASHAAHSEYFILKGGFDSPSRNSAERLFAQSGYQREEVDYAWIYDCFPGQVIQQSAQYFKLSKKEVVNALKASSLKLSNGKQIPINQMGGILNYQAAMSISAATGLVDIAVQYGLYAQAADIGKVPAHSPKLSLLGGNGGIDSINSIALFSSERPSSDRKSRTPELSPLTLNKPGADIGEEGVVWSSTTVNMNPGFSWKPPYSLALIKLAENRFVLANIHEKDGTMRKSGDELQYDRTRVKIEKEGKRWKAILL; encoded by the coding sequence ATGAGTTTTCCCGTTCTATTAGGAGTCGCTGACAGTACGACCAAAGATTTTTCTGAAGAAGAATACAAATCGTGGAGCGGGTCTCAAAAAGTTTTTCAACATTATAAAAAGTCCATAAGCACACTTTTGGATTTTCTTGGAATGAAGAATGAAACGTTATCTTCTGAGCTCACCGACTTCGTAAGTATAGAAGCAGCTTCTTTGGGAAAGGGAGGCTACGGACATACAGTTCGTATCGCTAACGAGCTCGGATATACAGGAATGAAAGCCCATGTGATTGACTTGGGAGGTGCGAGTGTCACTGGAGCAATCGGGCAAGCAAGGACCATCTTAGTAGATAATCCGGATGCAGTCGTGCTTGTAGCCGCAGCAGATATTCCTAAATCAGCATTCCGTCAAGTTTCAGATCTAAAGATGGTAAACGAAACAGTATGCCATCCCGAGTTTGAATTGGATAACGGCGCCACTCTAATCGCAATGTACGGACTCATGATGAAAAGAATGATGTTTGAAGATGGGATTAGTTTAGATGATCTGAAAGAGATCACTCAAAAATTCAGATCTAATGCAATTGGAAATCCAAGAGCATTCTATTATGGACAAGAGATCACAGAGAAACAAATGTCTCGCCCTATTTCTGATCCTTATCCGACTCCAATGATCGCAATCGTAACTGATCATGGATTTGCTACTATCTTAGTATCCGAAAAAAAAGCAGAAGAATGGAAGTCAAAGGGCCTGATAAGAAAAGATCTGAAACCTTTACATCTCGTAGGAGCATCTCACGCAGCCCATAGTGAATATTTTATCTTAAAAGGTGGATTTGATTCACCTTCTAGAAATTCTGCTGAAAGACTCTTTGCTCAATCCGGTTATCAAAGAGAAGAAGTTGACTATGCTTGGATATATGATTGTTTCCCTGGCCAAGTGATCCAACAATCCGCTCAATATTTTAAATTGAGCAAGAAGGAAGTGGTTAACGCACTCAAAGCTTCTTCATTAAAACTTTCTAATGGGAAACAAATTCCAATCAATCAAATGGGTGGGATACTGAATTACCAAGCTGCAATGTCTATCTCAGCTGCCACAGGGCTTGTAGATATCGCTGTCCAATACGGATTATATGCGCAGGCAGCGGATATTGGAAAAGTTCCAGCACATTCTCCGAAATTATCACTCTTGGGAGGGAATGGCGGAATAGATAGTATCAATTCAATTGCGTTATTCTCATCGGAGCGTCCTTCGAGCGATAGAAAATCTAGAACTCCGGAACTTTCTCCTCTTACTTTAAACAAACCTGGTGCAGATATTGGTGAAGAAGGTGTCGTTTGGTCTTCTACAACCGTTAACATGAATCCAGGATTTTCTTGGAAGCCTCCTTATTCTTTAGCTTTGATCAAGTTGGCAGAAAATCGTTTCGTTCTTGCAAACATCCATGAAAAAGATGGGACGATGCGCAAGTCCGGGGACGAATTGCAATACGACAGAACTCGGGTAAAAATAGAAAAAGAAGGTAAAAGATGGAAGGCTATACTTTTATAA
- a CDS encoding MaoC family dehydratase, which translates to MYERGKTYDEIQIGDKGSFTKTITETDIYLFAGISGDFNPLHVDEEYAKTTAFGTRIAHGGLAASLLAPVLGMKLPGLGTVALETLTKFRKPVYPGDTITCTVTVKEKIPRLKAVSMNIEWTNQKKETIGKGECKVLPPSAQA; encoded by the coding sequence ATGTACGAAAGAGGAAAGACTTACGACGAAATACAAATAGGTGATAAGGGAAGTTTCACAAAAACGATTACTGAAACAGATATCTATCTGTTCGCAGGGATTAGCGGAGATTTTAATCCTCTGCATGTGGACGAAGAATATGCAAAGACCACAGCATTCGGAACAAGAATTGCTCACGGTGGACTTGCTGCTTCTCTATTGGCTCCTGTACTCGGGATGAAACTTCCGGGGTTAGGAACAGTCGCTTTAGAAACATTAACAAAGTTCCGCAAACCTGTGTATCCTGGAGATACGATTACTTGTACAGTCACGGTGAAAGAAAAAATCCCGAGACTAAAAGCAGTCTCCATGAACATAGAGTGGACCAATCAAAAAAAAGAAACAATCGGCAAGGGAGAATGTAAAGTTCTACCTCCTTCTGCCCAAGCTTAG
- a CDS encoding acyl-CoA dehydrogenase family protein: protein MFLNPYLTSSDLEFYETVKDFAKERVLPSVEDRDEHGVWGDDIWKEMGSMGLLGIPVPEEFGGQGGTCLQCCIAQEAFNAGSLDGGFGLSWGAHMIIGTLPILFQGTEAQKKKYLPKLASGEWIAGLALTEPDSGSDAAAMNTFATKVDGGFILNGSKLYITNGPNGQVFIVMARTTKSRGPMGVSAFIVESNMKGFHVSKVLKKLGHNTSMTAELSFQDMFVPDENLLGPLNSGFVRIGKGTLEWERTVLVAAVPGGMEFGLELCLDYAWKRHQFGKPILSFFGVQEKIARNWAYLCASRRLIYFVANKKDQDPTASLPFESSALKVFVTETAEELASDAVQIHGGMGYMRECHVSRQYRDVRLGTIGGGTTEVQKSIISSTYKGFEKLMDVLQQSQPEEIRTKAEKVLAGSPEEKVLTAAKELLKAGGEHSDRKKKQALEFGFADLAVFVTTVQLGFWDTANSTSEYKSEDRLRDLKILTFYAGCRFFKSVHFLKELDAEKTKNLMRLFSELPSVEKEVADCVEFLKNGVLGAQLA from the coding sequence ATGTTTTTAAATCCATATTTAACATCCTCAGATCTAGAATTTTACGAAACCGTAAAGGACTTTGCTAAAGAAAGAGTATTGCCTTCTGTAGAGGACCGAGACGAACACGGCGTTTGGGGAGACGATATCTGGAAAGAAATGGGGAGTATGGGCCTACTCGGTATTCCTGTTCCGGAGGAATTTGGAGGCCAAGGAGGAACTTGCCTTCAATGTTGTATTGCGCAAGAAGCGTTTAACGCAGGTTCACTCGACGGAGGTTTTGGACTTTCCTGGGGAGCCCATATGATCATCGGGACTCTTCCTATTCTTTTCCAAGGAACAGAAGCCCAAAAGAAAAAATACCTTCCTAAACTTGCATCCGGCGAATGGATTGCAGGCCTTGCATTGACTGAACCTGATTCAGGTTCAGATGCGGCCGCTATGAATACCTTCGCTACAAAGGTGGATGGAGGTTTTATTTTAAATGGAAGTAAACTTTACATCACGAACGGACCGAACGGACAAGTATTCATCGTGATGGCGAGAACAACTAAGTCCAGAGGACCAATGGGAGTTTCCGCATTCATAGTAGAATCAAATATGAAAGGTTTTCACGTAAGTAAGGTGCTTAAGAAATTAGGGCATAATACTTCCATGACCGCTGAACTTTCCTTCCAAGATATGTTCGTACCTGATGAAAATCTTTTAGGTCCTCTGAATTCTGGTTTCGTTCGTATAGGAAAAGGAACGCTTGAATGGGAAAGAACAGTGCTTGTTGCTGCAGTCCCAGGTGGAATGGAATTTGGATTAGAACTTTGTTTGGATTACGCATGGAAGCGTCATCAATTCGGAAAACCGATCTTATCTTTCTTCGGAGTACAAGAGAAGATCGCGCGTAACTGGGCATATCTATGTGCATCCAGAAGATTGATTTATTTCGTAGCGAATAAGAAGGACCAAGATCCAACTGCAAGCCTTCCATTTGAAAGTTCTGCACTGAAAGTTTTTGTTACTGAAACCGCAGAAGAGTTAGCGAGTGATGCAGTTCAGATCCACGGTGGAATGGGTTATATGAGAGAATGTCATGTAAGCCGCCAATACAGAGACGTAAGACTCGGCACAATCGGTGGCGGAACTACTGAAGTTCAAAAAAGTATAATATCTTCTACTTACAAAGGTTTCGAAAAGTTGATGGATGTATTACAACAATCCCAACCAGAAGAGATCAGAACTAAGGCAGAAAAAGTCCTGGCAGGTTCTCCGGAAGAAAAAGTATTAACTGCAGCAAAAGAATTACTCAAGGCAGGTGGAGAACATTCTGACAGAAAGAAAAAACAAGCTTTGGAGTTTGGATTTGCTGATCTTGCGGTATTTGTTACTACCGTTCAGTTAGGATTCTGGGACACTGCAAATTCTACTTCCGAATATAAGTCGGAAGATAGACTAAGAGATCTAAAAATACTTACCTTCTATGCTGGTTGTAGATTTTTCAAAAGTGTTCATTTCTTAAAAGAACTAGATGCAGAAAAAACTAAAAATCTAATGAGACTTTTCTCCGAACTTCCTTCTGTGGAAAAAGAAGTGGCTGATTGTGTAGAATTCCTGAAGAACGGGGTCTTGGGCGCACAACTAGCTTAA
- a CDS encoding AMP-dependent synthetase/ligase yields METDQKYFYDMLEKTASKFPNKESFSRRTKDGIKGRKYSEIKSLTDSLIAGLIEEGVQKDDKILYLCDSSQNWIIGDIAIISAGAVSVPRGTDVVDEDILYIVNHSESKYAIVQKEKDKQRLINLGSKLPSLKKVFVIEDDIGDLKSGPDTIQALIEKGKSNLSKDPGIIRKRLKEKSPNELATLIYTSGTTGAPKGVMLTQAGWISAVEKVIGFVQLTSEDSGVSLLPPWHAFERAIEYCILELGAGFLVSNISNLKEDLKEFQPTLFPSVPRIWESLYNGIMNKVSKESGLKRGVFNFSLKIGNLWAVQKGVLFGYDFRIEKPNLIVWTFSKLSSLILLILLSPLKLLAYLVFKPIHNALGGKLRVSVSAGSALPSVVDKFLSSIGLIVLEGYGMTETSAVLSIRKPKQPSPGTVGTPIQGYECILKDEHGNLVSQGGKGSLWVKSKQVLMGYYKRPELNEVVFDKNGFFDTGDIMRFNYRGELVFAGRAKDTIVLAGGENVEPVPIEDQLLNSPYVNQVMVTGHEAKHLVVLIVPDFERLKAEFPDLPEDANVWNSNPKIREIFKKEVSDRISRKTGFKAFELIPQNAFYVIPRPFDPDKEMTRTLKIKRNEILESFKKEVSDLTKN; encoded by the coding sequence TTGGAAACTGATCAAAAGTATTTTTACGATATGCTGGAAAAGACAGCATCTAAATTTCCGAATAAGGAAAGTTTTTCCCGTAGGACCAAAGATGGAATAAAAGGAAGAAAATATTCGGAAATCAAATCCTTAACTGATTCTTTAATTGCAGGTTTGATCGAAGAAGGAGTCCAAAAAGATGATAAGATCTTATACCTTTGTGACTCAAGTCAGAACTGGATCATAGGCGATATCGCGATCATCTCCGCAGGCGCTGTTTCTGTTCCAAGAGGAACTGACGTAGTAGACGAAGATATATTATATATTGTTAATCATTCCGAAAGCAAATACGCAATCGTTCAAAAAGAAAAAGATAAACAAAGATTGATAAATCTTGGTTCTAAACTTCCAAGTTTGAAAAAAGTTTTTGTGATCGAAGACGATATAGGTGATTTGAAGTCCGGACCCGATACGATCCAAGCGTTGATCGAAAAAGGAAAATCAAATCTTTCAAAAGATCCAGGTATTATTCGTAAAAGACTTAAAGAAAAATCTCCAAACGAACTTGCTACATTAATCTATACATCAGGGACCACTGGCGCTCCCAAAGGAGTGATGCTCACTCAAGCAGGTTGGATTTCCGCAGTAGAAAAAGTAATTGGATTTGTTCAACTGACTTCTGAGGACTCCGGAGTTAGTCTTCTTCCACCATGGCACGCGTTTGAAAGAGCGATTGAATATTGTATCTTAGAATTGGGGGCTGGGTTTCTCGTCTCCAATATCAGCAATTTGAAAGAGGATTTGAAGGAATTCCAACCTACATTATTCCCTTCTGTTCCAAGGATCTGGGAATCCTTATATAATGGAATTATGAATAAGGTCTCAAAGGAATCCGGTTTAAAACGAGGAGTATTCAATTTCAGTTTGAAGATTGGAAATCTTTGGGCAGTTCAAAAAGGAGTTCTATTCGGATACGATTTCAGGATAGAAAAGCCAAATCTTATCGTTTGGACTTTTTCTAAATTATCCTCTTTGATTCTTCTTATATTATTATCTCCCCTCAAGTTACTTGCATATTTGGTATTTAAACCAATTCACAATGCTCTTGGCGGAAAATTAAGAGTTTCCGTTTCTGCGGGAAGTGCTCTTCCTTCTGTAGTGGATAAATTTTTATCTTCTATTGGGTTAATCGTTTTAGAAGGATATGGAATGACTGAGACTTCTGCAGTACTTTCCATTCGAAAGCCTAAACAACCTTCTCCAGGAACAGTAGGAACTCCAATACAAGGATATGAATGTATTCTTAAGGATGAGCATGGCAATTTAGTTTCTCAAGGTGGAAAGGGAAGTCTTTGGGTAAAATCCAAACAAGTTCTTATGGGATATTACAAACGCCCTGAGTTAAACGAAGTAGTTTTTGATAAAAACGGATTCTTTGACACCGGAGATATCATGCGTTTCAATTATAGAGGCGAATTGGTATTTGCAGGTAGAGCAAAAGATACTATAGTGCTTGCCGGAGGTGAGAACGTGGAGCCTGTTCCTATAGAGGATCAGCTTTTGAATTCTCCATACGTGAACCAAGTAATGGTAACTGGTCACGAAGCAAAACATCTCGTAGTTCTGATCGTTCCAGATTTCGAAAGATTGAAGGCAGAGTTCCCCGACCTACCTGAGGATGCGAATGTTTGGAATTCTAATCCTAAAATTAGAGAGATCTTTAAGAAGGAAGTTTCTGATAGAATATCTCGTAAAACAGGATTCAAAGCTTTTGAGCTAATCCCTCAAAATGCATTCTATGTCATTCCAAGACCTTTCGATCCAGACAAGGAAATGACAAGGACCTTAAAGATAAAAAGAAACGAAATATTAGAAAGTTTTAAAAAAGAAGTTTCCGATCTAACCAAAAATTAG
- a CDS encoding cysteine-rich CWC family protein, with the protein MDQKKCPQCSNVLECGVDQGTCWCFDIRLDQEVLKNIREMYEDCLCKDCLTRFETNVVNQKI; encoded by the coding sequence ATGGATCAAAAGAAATGCCCTCAATGTTCTAACGTTTTAGAATGTGGTGTGGACCAAGGAACTTGTTGGTGTTTCGATATTCGTTTAGATCAAGAAGTTTTGAAGAATATAAGAGAAATGTATGAAGACTGCTTATGCAAAGATTGTTTAACTCGCTTTGAAACGAACGTAGTTAATCAAAAAATTTGA